From the Eschrichtius robustus isolate mEscRob2 chromosome 3, mEscRob2.pri, whole genome shotgun sequence genome, the window GCGATCATCTGCTTGGCCTCGTTGAGGGCGCTGAACTCGTTCATGGGGTCCATGTAGTCCTGCAAGGGCACCGGCTCAGCCCCGCCACAGCCCGCGCCGCCCCGGGCCGAGGCGTCTCCTCACGTTCAGCCCGCGCCCGGCCACGCGGCCGAGACCCTCCGCCCGGAGGACGCCCGCGCGGGCTGGCACCCCTGCCTCGGCAGGGCTGTGACGCCACAACCAGCTACAGGAGGTGAGGCCTTGTTTGAAATACCCCGTGAGCTGGCAGGACAGAAGCTGCGGGGCAGGGAGGTAGGAGTGTTCTAGAATGTTCTGGAAGGTGGGCGCCAGGCCGGAAGTGGCTCAGGGCCAGGCAGCCTTCACTGGCATGGGTAGCTCCCCGCCCACATCAGGGTGCCCGGCCACGGAAGGGCAGGACAGGGAGAAGGCTGGCCCTGGAGCGGGGCACACGTACGCGGACCGACTCGGCCGCCGGGATGGCAGGGCTGACAGGAGGGAGCTCCGGAACCAGAGGTCCCGCCAGCTGTCAGCAGGGATCAGAGAATTCTGGCTAAAATGAAATGACTCATCCAGCGACGGGGAAAAACAAGCCCCACGCAGCACCTACACACGACACCAGTGAAGACACTCCTGAGGCAGGAGGTGGGTCCAGCGGCGCGCGGCCTTCCTGCCCCAGCATCCGGCCAGGCCGACCCTGCTTCCCGGAGCGGCGGGCCCCACACCCACCTCCAGCTCCGCCATGGTCACGATCCCATCGTGGTTGGCGTCGATCAGCTCCTCGAACTCTCTCTTCCTGTCTCGCACCCAGCCGTCATCCACGTCCTGGCCCTGCTGGTTCTCCACGGTGCCCACGGGCAGAGAGATGAACTCGGACAGCGAGAGCTTCTTGTCACCATCCTGGTCTGCGGAACACGGGGGCAGTCATCAGACTCCAGCGGGCGCGGGACCACCGAGGCCACTCAGGAGAAAACTCAACTGATGGGGCTTTGCTGCCAGGTTTTCAGTTTGCGCGGTTTAGGCCTGACCCCAAACAGCGGCTGGACAGCCCCCCCCAGGCCACCCAGCCCAGGACCGGCCCGTGCTGCCCTCCGCGGCCGGGCCTCACCCAGGTCCCGGATGATCTCCTTGACCATGAACTGCAGCATGCCGCGGCTGTGCTCGGGGTGCAGGAACGACAGGAACTCGCTCTCCGTCAGCAGCAGGTCCGGGGGCGGGTTGTCCGCCTGATACCAGCGGTCTCTGAGGTTCTCCAGGACTTCCTGTGCTGAGAGAGGCACATCCGTCAGGACCCGCGCACACGGGACCCCTGCACGCATCCAGAAAATTCCGAGACACGCAGTCCGAGGACGGGGGCGGTCAGCTCGGGATGTGGTGGCACCCGGGGCCAAGGGCCTGGCCCTCGGAAGGGTCCTCAGCCCCCGGGGGGCAGATACACAGACGCCCCAAGATGCAGACGCAGACCCTCAACCAAAACAGACCCCCCACCCCGGACACAGACCCCTTCAGACACAGCCCCGCCCCCGCTCGTTCCCGGGAAGCGGGCCGCCAGCTCTGTGGGAACAAAGGCACACTTGCTTCCCTTCCGTCTCCACCCGTGCGTGCACTGTCCACCGGGCAGGGCTCTGAAGGAAAACTCAGTTTCCAGATATGACTCACGCGTCCCCTGCGCGATCCCCGCTACCCCTGCCACTGTGGAAGGCCCGGCGCGGGGCCCCTGGGGCCGGTGGTCGGTGACGACCTGGGTGTCCCGCTGGGGAGCGGGGAGAAGCCGGCGCAGCGCTCCACACGCTCACCCGGGGCCCAACTCCAGCTTCCGGCTGGGAACAGGGACGCCCGGGCCCGGCCCGGTCGCGACAGGGAGAATCCCACACAATGCCTGTGGCCTCACACCTCGTGCCTTCTGACGGACAGAAGAGCCGTGGCAACTACAGGTTCGCCCACTGCCTACCTGCCCGGCCACGGGGACAGGAGTGGCGGGACGGGCACAGGCTTGCCGTGTCTACCCGGAGCCTGCGAACGCGACCTGATCTGgaaaaaaggtctttgcagatgaaatTAGTATAGGATCTTGAGACGAGACCACCTGGGATTCAGGTGGGCCCTAAGCCCAGGTGTCCTTGTATAAGAGGAGATGAGATTGGAGAGCAGTGGCCACAAGCAGGGACGCTGGCAGCACCAGAAGCTGGAGGCGGCCTGGAGGGACCCCGTCCGTGGTGCAGGGGACGGCGGCCCTGGGGGGGCCCACCGAGCTCAGCCCTCCCCCCACGCTCTCCCCCCTCTGGGACCCTCGACAGCTGCTTTTCATTTCTGATGCCCCAGAGCTGCTCACCCCCCGTCCCAGACTCATGAACACACGGGAGTGAGGTGAGGGCTGGGCGGGTGGAGACACCATGAACTCCAGATCCAGGAAGAACACGTCCCGACCCCACACATCCCCACGGGAAAGGGCGCTGAGGACGGACAAGCAGGCGCAGGCGGCCGGCAGCCGCCCCAGGAGCCAGTGCTAAATCCCCAATGCTGGCAGGAGGACAGGGGCCCCCCCAGGCACCTCTACAGGACACGTTCAGGGGACAGCCTGAACCCAGGACAAACAGTGGAAACACAAAATGGAGACAAACATAAAAATGGCCAACAACCATTTCAGGAAGAAAATAACATCTTATTTACAGGGTTTAAAAACCAGCagaggggctgccctggtggcgcagtggttaagaatccgcttgccaatgcagaggacacgggttcgagccctggtccggggagatcccaagtgtcgtggagcagctaagcccgtgcgccacaactagtgagcctgtgctctagagcccacgagccacaactactgaagccgcgcgcctagagcccgtgcgccacaactactgagcccgcatgccacaactactgaagccgcgcgcctagagcccgtgctccgcaacaagagaagccaccgcaatgagaagcccgcgcaccacaacgaagagtagcccccgctcaccgcaactagagaaagcccgcgcacagcaacgaagacccaacgcagccaaaaataataaattaaataaataaataaaacccagcaGAACCAAAATCCTGGGTGACGCCACATAAACTACGAAGGAGGCCTCTATACCGCCCAGAACAGAGTAAAATGGTCTTGACTTAGACTCTGGTCAACAATACtctgagaagaaaaaagtaaagctgtAAGATACAAACCCCCTGCCCACAATGGGCAGCCCCCATGGGCACACCTGGAAAGCTGGGTACCCCATTCACACCTGTCAGGCCACCAGACAGGGTCATGTGACTGCTGAGAAAAGAAAGTGGGGTCTCTAAATCCCACACTAGCAGAGggaaagatgaaaggaaaaaaaagaaatatcaatagaaacagaaatgAGCTTAACTCATCTATTACCAAGAAATTCAGACTAGCTCACAATATAAAGCTAACCTCTACGTAgtccataaaaaaacaaaatgctttGGAAAAACCAAGTCTCAAGGGcagttcacaggtgaattctaccaaacatgtgAGGAGGAGGCCATACCAATctccacaatctcttccagaggagagaaacagagtgaacacttcctaactcatcctGTGAGGTCCTAACACTAAAAGCAGAAAggacacaagaaaactacagactgatGTCTCGCaggaatatagacgcaaaaacattcaacaaaatattagcacatCAAACCCAACGACGTACAAAAAGAATTACACATtacgaccaagtgggatttatcccaggtaggCAAGGTTGCTTCAACGTCTGAAATTCAACTGATAttcacatcaacaggctaatgAAAAGAAATCACGTGGTCgtatcaatagatgcaaaaaagcatctgacaaaatccaacacccattcatgacgaAAACTCTCAGCAGACTAGGAACAGAGGGAACTCGTCAccttgataaagaacatccacaaaaaacctacagctaagatCATAATGGTGAGAAAGTCGAAGCTTTTCCACTAAATTCAGATTTAAAGCAAGGATGGCCCTTCTCACCACTGCTCTTCAACGTCACACTGGGAAGTCCTAGCTGATGcactaagacaagaaaaggaataagAGAGACACTGATTGGGAAGGAGGAAATAAACCGTTTTTGTTCAATGATGTCACGATCGCCTATgtagaaaacccaaaagaatcGACAAGAAACTCCTGGAACCACTGAGCAAGCACAGCAAGGCTACAGGATGGAAGGCTGACATACAGAAGCCAATCGCTTCCCTGCACAACAGCAGGGAACAGCGAAACTTGGAattaaaaactaaagagcaagTGCACACAGAAAGAAGGCACAGATCGCAACCCTGATGGCAGACAAGAGAGTCCCGTGCTAAAAACACCGACCCTGACAGAGAACAGTGGCGCCCACAGCACATCTACAGACATGACAGTAACGAACATCCCTGGACCAAAGAACACAGCGGCAGCCCTCACAAAGCCGAGGCGGGAAGGGCCACAGACACCAACGGGAGGCCATGACACAACCCCGACGGCCAGGTGGACGTGAGACAAACAGGGTAGCACCACAGGTACAGAGACGTCCCAGTAAAAATCCAGCACACACGTGTCCATCACGAGAAAACGACACGCtggatgacaatggcagggacgACCCGCCGAGTAAAGACCGAACAGGAGAACACAGGAAGCACATGGCGCTCTGACAAAGCCCCCAACGAGCCGAACTCGACACCCGGCTGCGAACGAACCCCCGGGAGGGACGGGATGGCACAGAGCTGGACACAGTAACCAGTGAAGGTCACAAGTACTCTTCAGTGGCGCTTCAGGACTTAGCTAAAAGGCATCAAATTTTGTACCAGGGAGACGGGTTTTTAAAGGAACGTCTCTGAAAAGCTAAGGGGAGAGCTGGCCGGGACCGCGGCCTCCAGGCACCTCAGGCAGGAGCCCCCACTGGCCTCACCGGCTCCCGGGGTCGGGTCTCGTCTGACGCTGAGGACCTGTCCCAGCCAAGACTTGCTTCCCGGTGCTTCCGCCACCTCCTCCCCGGAGCTCAAGCCCACCTGAGGCCACCGGCCGCCCCTACCCACCCACGGCACCTGGAGGGTCCTGGGGGCTCTGCCAAACGGCCCCGCAGGAGCGCCCGGCTGTGGCCACACCCACCTCGCCCACTTCCCTCCCAGCGTCTGTGCTGCCACACGCGCCACACTGGCCACGGGAGGCCGAGCCCTTACTCTCTTCGTCGACGTTCAGGTCCCACTTATTCTTTATCTTATCGGCAACTTCTCTCTCATCATGGCCTTTGCTCGCCAGAAACTTCACCTTGTACTCATCCCATGACACACGGCCTGAAAGAGCAAAACAACTTGTTAGGAGGTTTAACAAcgaacgctttttttttttttggccgtgccgtggggcacgtgggatcttagttccccgaccagggatcgagcccgagccccttgcattggaagtgaggagtcttaaccactggaccaccacgggaGTCCCAACAtcgaacatttttaaaaagatgtatctAGTTACTTTAAGCCGTTGATCCAAAATCCTTGTGATAAGGGCATCTGTAGAGGCAGGGGCAGCAAAACACGGCTCCAAGCTTCACGCCAGAGCCTAGCCCCGCGGTCCTCGCCTGGTCCTCGCCTGCACGGCAAGCTGGTGTCTGTCTCCCTGGCAGCACCTGCAGGCCCCTCCTGCCTCTCACCTCCTGTTCCTGGGCCCTCGGCCTGGAGCCccgcccccacacacacctccagGCACCGCCCTCCGCCGGCAGCCTCAGGCCATCAGGGTCAGGGCGAGGTTGGCCTACCGTCACCGTCGGGGTCCACGGCACGGAAGTGCGCCCTGCTCTCCACGATGGCCTCCTGGAAGTGCTCGGCCGTCTTCTCCATGATCCAGTGCTGCATCTCCTTGGCACTGATCCTTCTGTCGGTGTTCAAGTCCACCCTACAGGCCCACGAGACGTGTCAGGCAAGGCCTCCAGGACCCCGACAGACGGGTGGACGGACAGAAGGATGGCCAGAGGGGTTCTGCAGGCAGCCGCAAAACCACCATGAACAGCAACACATCCCACCCAACGGTGACGCAGGAGAAGTCGGGGGGATGtgggggacacagtgggggaatCAGGGAGGACGCTGGGCAGTGTCACTACCCCATCAGTCTCGGGACCACTGGGAGGGGAACAAACCTCCCCCCCCTGCTGCAGGACGGGGAGAATCGTCAACCCAGTTCCATAGACCCACACACTTGGGACTCACGATGAGTCCCTGGTAACAGGACCGGAGCTCAGACACCGGAGCGCAGTCGTGTCTACTCGCACAAACACAGCCAGCGAGACAAAGAAACAGCTGTAGGTGCAAGTGTGCCGGCAGCTGTACACTCCGCACACACTCACGTGCATATGGGGGTGTGTGCATGGCTAGTGCACACCCGTGGACATGGCTCAGAACACACGTGCAGGCATGGgtcggcacacacacacatacacacaggagaGGACTACAGACAATGACACCCCAGCAGCAACGCCCACACCCGCTGCCGGGGCCTGGCGTCTAAACCCCACTCTCCCGTGAAAGGAACCAGCGCTCCCCGGAGAACTGGCTGATTCTAGGGCTGAGGCAGCAACACAACAAGATGAAGCGAAGCTGGAGCAGCTGGCAgcgcaaggaaggaaggaagcgcTCACGAGGGGCGGGGCGTGGGAGGGGAGAACAGCGACAAGGTCCGGGCGGCCAAGGCTGGCACGAGGTGAGCGGCCAGACCAGCAGCGCGAGCTGCGCCCCCGCCACGGCGCAGACGCCGCCCACGAGGCCGCCCTCCTCACGGGACGCCAGGCCACAAGGCGGGTCCTCCCCTGAGCTTCGCTCCCACCCCCGGGAGGGTGCGCTGCCCCCGAGCGGCTGCCAAAGAGACGGGAGGACAGGACGAGGAGCGACTCTCCTCGGCAGACACCCCCCGAGCCAGGTGACCAGGCCGACAGCCCCCGTGACGTCGCGCGGACGTCAGGTGCCCTGATGTGACGTGACGCGAGCGCCACCTCACCTCTGGGCTCTTCTTTCCAAAAACCACAACCCCTGTCTaaccaggagaacacacagcagacAAACCCCAAGTCAGGGACATGCTACAAAACACCTGAGCGGTCTTCCTCAAAACCGTCAAGGTCACGAAAAAGTCGGCTCCCGGATGGGATCCCGGGCAGAAAGAGGGCCCTGAGGCAGCGCGTGACCTGCAGCCTGGGGCGCGGGGAACAGCAACGGAGCGCCGTCGCGCCTCAGTTTCCACACATGCGCCTCGGTCTGCACCTTTCTGTAATCCTAAAACCACTCCAGAATAAAAACCTCACTTGAGAAGTGCTGTGCAACATTACTTCTGTTTGTTCAAAGCTAGGTCTTGAGGCTACGTGTTTGATCTGCCccgggcggggggcaggggaggcaacAGCAGCTGGCAGGGGCCCCACAGGGCCCATGGTGGCACCTCCAAGCGGGATGGCTCTGGGGGGGTGAAGGTGAACACGGGCTAGGCGCTCCCCGATGACAACCCTGCGAGACACGGGACGTGTAAGGAAGACACACGACACGGGCGGATGCAGCCGAGCGCAGCTGCAACAGCCCCAGGACACCCTGCCCCCCCGCATTTCTCCGTGATCTGCTCTCCGCACCTgaaccccactcccacccccagagcGGCTGTGAGGGAGGCTCTGTCACCACTCCTCCCCACTCCAGGGGACCCCTCGGCCCGGTGCACGCGGCTGGCCCTCCTGATCCCTGGAAGAAGCCACGTGCCCTGTGGCCCCGCTCACAGCTTTCTTCCTGGCTTCACGAGACAGTGAGGTCTGGGCGCCGGACGAGGTTTCGGTCACTTCAGTCGCTGACAACGATCAGTTCCTCAAACTGAAGAGGGAGCATCCAGGGGGCCAGGCCGCCGGCTAGGCGCATCGGGGGACCACTGCCCCCGGCCCCGgtcccccacttcacagatggggaCGCTGCCTGAGCTGGTCCCCCGGCCGCGTGACCCCTGTGTGCGCGCACAGCCCCCCACAAGAGAGTCAGTCTCCTTTCTGAAACCAAGAGCCACCCATCCTGGGTCCTGGCACGTGACCCTGGCGGCCACCGTGTCGCCAGTACCGAGAACCTGGGACCTGCCAGGCCAGCGCTGAGACAGAGCCCCGGACCAGCCCACGGCCTGCGGGCGCCTAACCCACAACACGTGCAGACAGCAGACCCATCGGGCCTGGCGGACCCATCCGGCTGTTGTCCCCGGGCCAAACCCCTCACCCTCCCCACCACCTGCCCCGTGGGCCCTGTTCCCCCATCACCTCAACCTGTCGTGGCTCCAGGCCAGCAAAACAGTACAGCCCCGTCTACACACACTCACTGGAGCGCTGATGGCGGAGCGGAGCCGACGGCCAACCGTGCCCAGCAGCAGCTCCGCATGCGTGTGGCCAGTTGGCTCCGCGCCCACGGGCCCTGCCTCTAACTGGCACTGCGACCAGTCCCACGACCAGCAGGGTGCTGGCGCCTCCGCCCCACGCAGCCCTCCCCACGCCCTCTGAGCCCCTGCCGGACACAGGGCGCAGCTCAGGGCTGCACGTCCCGCGGCTCAAACGCTGCCAACTTCCCAGGAGCACGTGTCACGGCACCAGCTCCGCAGCACGTCACCGAGGGGGGCCTCGTCACCTCTGCGCCGCGCGAAGCCAGGACTGGACCAACAGGGAGGCCGAGGCCAGCCACCCCACGCGCCCCGCAGGCCCCGCCGGCACCTACTTGGAGAAGATGAGCATCAGCTTCCTCCGGCTCCTCCGAGGCCCCGCGTCCTCTTCAAAGCCGCCCGCGTCCTTGCCCAGGAAGACCTCCTGGTGGAAATCCCTGTTCAGGTGTCCGTCCATCTCCAGCTTCACCCCGTTCAGGTGGTCCGGAGGCAGCATCTCGTTTTCCTCCCTGTTAGCCGCCCTCTCCCGGGCCGACGAGTGGTTGGCAGGCCGGGCGGACGCGTCCATCACAAGGACAGCCCCCAGGAGCCAGAGGCAGCGAGGGGCCAGGCCGCCAAGGGGAGCCTGCCTGGAGGCCATGGTGCCGGGGTCTGCGCTGCAGGAGGGCCTGCGGGTGTGGCCgggagctggggggggggggggggcgggtggcagGTGAGGAGGTGGTGATCGCAGCCCGCCTACCACCCAGGGCAACGCAGGAGGCCCTGCAGCTGGCACAGCTGCCTGCGGCCAACTCCTGAGGCTGCCAGGTCCCAACCAGCACTTAATGGTCCACGAAGAGGATCCAGGGCCATCGGTTGATGGAGCCCCAACAAACACTTCGCTAAAGACACGTTTACTTTGTAACACGAAATAGAAGTCCTTGGTTTCCAGGACCTATGCTGGGCatcctgttttctcctttttccacTCCCCCCTCCAACCACGATGAGGTGGCCCTGCCTCAAGGTACGCCCCGCACCGCTAACCCTGCCCCTTCTCCAGGCCCACCGCAGCTGTCCCCAGCACGGCTATCCTTGGAGGCTGGCCCCAGAGTCACCGTAACTCACTCTCCGGATACCAGCTCAGCACTCACGAGCTCCGGGACCTTGACTAAGGCACCTGCCCGCCTCAGCCTCAGACTCCCCGCCCCAAGGCTTTGTGAGGGCCTGGTGCCAGCGAAGCCCAAACCCACCGGGCAGGGAaccacccctcccactccccacctccatGACCCTtgtgcacacacacgtacacacgtaAACACAGCGTATACACACACAGGTGCACATACACAAGTGCACTCACGCACATATACacgtatgcacacacatacacaggcaagcatacacacgtacacacatatacacacgtacgCCCACATGTGCTCACGCGCACACAGACACAGGCGTCCTTGCTCATGTTCACACACACGAACACCGATAAGGCCAGAGTGCCCAGGAAGTCTGTCACCCTGGGCGTGCCCAGGCTTGGCGGTGAAGGAACAAGGCCACCCTCTGTCCACGTCAGGGATCCCAGGGCCACAGGCGCTCACACCCAGCACTCGGCCGCCCGGCCTCTCCCACACCTGCTCCTCCCCCGGGCCGCCTGccttcctccccccccccaccctatggctcctcctccaggtcccctccccacatcccacTGGGCTCCTCCGGACCTTCCTGCCCCTTAACGTGTTCCTCTCGGAGCTCGTCCACCCAGCAAACACCTGCCGGCCCTCCCAGGTGCCGCGGAGGCCCCCCTCCAGCAGGACTGACCGGGAGCCGCAGAGGGAGGCCCCCCCAGGCCAGGTGGTGTCCAGGGTGAGGCACTAGGGGTTCGAACCACGGTGCCCTCCAGCAGGCCAAGCAGGCACCTGTGCTGGCTGGCAGCGCAGCCCACGGCCAGGGCCACAGGCTCTCCCCGGCTGGCAGCCGCCACCACTTGCTTCTCTGATGCCTCCTTTCTACCCTGCGTGCTCCTGACTAACGTCTCCCCTGGCAGGGGGACACCTCAGTCAGTCTGACaaggacagagtaaagggacaaagcaGGTGActaaatagttaatcccactaagggatcataaataaaggaaaaagtatgggagacccctgtaagttaatgatcactctagaaagcaggtttgcttaaccacaaaaccaagcaggcttgcttagcaacaaaCCATGCAACATAAGCACAAGACATGCCCCAGGACAATAAAATGGTGGAATGAGACCCACACCCTGCCCAGTAAGGtcagtaagttaatgattccTAAGACACGCTCCTCTGCGCaggctaaaaacaaaaatataaggaaaaggtgacactatactgaaacctgagatgCTTTACCGTATTTTAGTACGCGTTACCgcctttttgctcatttccacTGCGCCATGACAGTCCCAGTTTGACaatgtagggacaagaaaactccccgCTCGACGAGGAGGAGGAACTGGTGATGGAAGGGTGACATCTACTCAAgcatgaggaagaaggtggtcttctcccctGCCCACCTTCCTCTGGCTATAAAAATGTAGCTTAGTTCTCAGGGCAGAGCTCCCACCTGCCCGCTTGCATCTCTCACAAGCGTCCTACAGTAATAAACTCTTTCCTTAACTGTCACTCTGCTGCTCAGAATTGTTTCTGCGCCGAGACAGGAGAACCTTCACTCTACTGTCTCCCGAGACGCGTTCCGTCGGTTTCAGGTCCTCTGGGCCCAGGTGCTATCTGGACCCCTGGACGAGATCCTGCTCTCCCAGCTCAGCTGGCTCATTCCTTGGAGGAGCAACTCGCACGGAAGGGCGGCCTCATGTCCCTCTTTCCGTGTCTGTGAGGGCCTGCACCCTCCCCACACCCACGAGAACCCACCAGCTGTGCTCTCTGTGTGGTCACCATCCCCCGAACCACGTTTACTAGAACTCCCACTTGTCCCTCTCTGAGGGCACCTCCCCAGCACCCATCACACTGTCCACACAGCAGGCCTTTTCTGCTCTGCCACGATGCGTATATTCCCCAAGCCCACGAGCAAACCAAGACAACTTCCTCCTGGTCTTAACGCCACTCTGCTGACTGGTGGCCATAAACACCAAACAGACTGGACTTTTCTTCTGGGAAGAAGTCAATCCCACATTCTGCTTATCTTGATGGGTAGTACAGGGAGTGTTATTTACATGATATTTTGCACAAAGGGTAACCCCAAAATAACCGTGTAGGCATCAGAAGGTCGGGCACTTCCTCCCCTCCATTCACAACGTTTCTGTGCTGTGGTGAGCACAGGAGTCAGCCGCTCACTTCCCGCCCCAGGGGAAGAGATTTCAGAGCAGGGCCTGCCCCGCTGACTGGGGGACCCATCCCGGACTCCTGGACAGCCCTGGTGCCCGCTCTGGTGAAACTGATAAGAACATCGTCGTTAAAACGCAAACGCTTCTTCTAAAACCTCCGTCCTCGGCCTCAGGAGTCGCACACGGCGTTGGCAACGACTGCCCCGGGCCGAGCCGGGTGTCCCGGGCCTCACCCGGACTTcggaccctccccaccccccgaaCGGCGGGGCCGCGGCCGCCGACCCGGCTCCACGGACCCCCGACCCCGGCATCCGAGGGGCCCGGCCGGCAGCAGATGCCGGCCGCCCGAGGCCCCGTCGGCCTGCGGCGCGCCCCCTTCCCGCCGCCCCGGGGCCGGGCAGGGACTGTCACGTCCTGGGACCCTCACTCACCGGCCTCCCTCGCCGCACCCAGGATCCGCCGAGCGCGACCCGAGCGCCCGCGACGACTCCAACGGGCCACCCCTTAGGCCGCGGCCATCATTCTTCCGGGAAGAGGCGGGTCGCAGAGCGGTGCGACCTCCCCGCGCCGATGCCGGCGCCGCCATCTTTCCCCCGGGCGGAAGCGGCCTCACCACCCTCCCGGGCGGCCAATGAGGAGCGTACGCGGGTTCACGTAACCCGACGGCGCGGCTCGCGGCGCTCCCCGCGCCATGAAGCTGCTGCGGCGCGCGTGGCGGCACCGAACGGCGCTGGGCCTGAGCGCCCTGGCGCTGGGCGGCGCCGCGCTGCTCTACCTCGCGC encodes:
- the SDF4 gene encoding 45 kDa calcium-binding protein is translated as MASRQAPLGGLAPRCLWLLGAVLVMDASARPANHSSARERAANREENEMLPPDHLNGVKLEMDGHLNRDFHQEVFLGKDAGGFEEDAGPRRSRRKLMLIFSKVDLNTDRRISAKEMQHWIMEKTAEHFQEAIVESRAHFRAVDPDGDGRVSWDEYKVKFLASKGHDEREVADKIKNKWDLNVDEETQEVLENLRDRWYQADNPPPDLLLTESEFLSFLHPEHSRGMLQFMVKEIIRDLDQDGDKKLSLSEFISLPVGTVENQQGQDVDDGWVRDRKREFEELIDANHDGIVTMAELEDYMDPMNEFSALNEAKQMIAIADENQNHFLEPEEVLKYSEFFTGSKLVDYARSVHEEF